In Vreelandella piezotolerans, one genomic interval encodes:
- a CDS encoding ComEA family DNA-binding protein — MHTAVKRFVVALLISLSLGLSSAAFAQTVAPINVNSADEELLAELPGIGPSRAAAIIEERETNGAFTNADDLTRVSGIGPATVDRMRDQVTFEE; from the coding sequence ATGCACACAGCCGTCAAACGCTTTGTCGTTGCACTTCTCATCAGTCTGAGCCTAGGACTTTCCAGTGCAGCATTTGCCCAAACCGTGGCTCCCATCAACGTCAACAGCGCCGATGAAGAACTGTTAGCTGAATTACCAGGCATCGGCCCAAGCCGCGCCGCCGCCATCATCGAAGAGCGCGAAACCAACGGCGCCTTTACGAATGCCGATGACCTCACTCGGGTGAGCGGCATTGGCCCTGCCACGGTAGACCGTATGCGCGACCAGGTCACGTTCGAAGAGTAA
- the pyrF gene encoding orotidine-5'-phosphate decarboxylase — MSTDSPLIIALDYPSLDAALCMADQLDPARCRVKVGKELFTRSGPAVLEALHGRGFQVFLDLKFHDIPNTVASAVQAAAEQGVWMVNVHASGGRKMMETAAKRLSDHRLATHLIAVTVLTSMGKEDLAEVGLTASPAEHVMHLAALTQQSGLNGVVCSAQEAAQIRAKCGEAFLKVTPGIRPSFAAANDQQRIMTPADAMRAGSTHLVIGRPVTQAEDPMAALAAIEAELSGV; from the coding sequence GTGTCCACCGATTCCCCACTGATTATTGCCCTCGATTACCCCTCGCTCGATGCGGCGCTCTGCATGGCCGACCAGCTCGACCCGGCTCGCTGTCGTGTCAAAGTCGGTAAAGAACTCTTTACGCGCAGTGGCCCTGCGGTGCTGGAAGCGCTTCACGGCCGTGGCTTCCAGGTATTTCTGGATCTTAAATTCCATGATATTCCCAACACGGTGGCCAGTGCCGTTCAGGCGGCAGCGGAACAGGGGGTTTGGATGGTGAACGTACACGCATCGGGCGGGCGTAAAATGATGGAAACAGCCGCCAAACGGTTATCCGATCATCGACTCGCGACTCACTTGATCGCCGTCACAGTGTTAACCAGTATGGGCAAAGAGGATTTGGCGGAGGTGGGCTTAACGGCAAGCCCTGCTGAGCATGTCATGCACTTGGCGGCTTTGACGCAGCAAAGTGGTTTGAACGGCGTCGTCTGTTCGGCCCAGGAGGCGGCCCAAATTCGTGCGAAGTGTGGCGAGGCGTTTTTGAAAGTCACCCCAGGCATACGGCCAAGCTTTGCTGCAGCGAACGATCAACAGCGCATCATGACACCCGCTGATGCGATGCGCGCGGGCAGTACGCATTTGGTGATTGGTCGTCCGGTGACCCAGGCCGAGGATCCCATGGCAGCGTTGGCAGCCATCGAGGCCGAGCTTTCGGGCGTGTGA
- the lapB gene encoding lipopolysaccharide assembly protein LapB, which translates to MQDAVLLGVLLAAIAIGFGLGFRYAHRRAQRPSRAPGLSREYFVGLNYLLNEQPDEAIKTFIHALDVNSETVETHIALGKLFRSRGEADKAVGIHQNLLARPALSTTTNEIVQLELARDFIALGVHDRAQRLLRALLEHSSQEDLRLEAKRLLIDLLEREKEWQDALEIVQPLMKQQPAMRRPASHWLCELAQQEIDQSSRALARKHLKKALQLDERCVRATLMLADLDMDNGQYAKAIERLSHIPQQDIAHIPTMLPALQRAYARHDDLAGLETHLYQLLGEAPYTSVIVALGALVHQRDGVDSAIERTGEWLAEAPSLGGLDYLVDLYLESERLMGKETPDTRLMLLKHHTKALMGGRPRQRCRRCGFSSDSLAWQCPSCRRWGTIKPITGVEGE; encoded by the coding sequence ATGCAGGATGCGGTGCTGCTAGGCGTTCTCTTGGCAGCCATAGCCATTGGCTTTGGCCTGGGTTTTCGCTACGCCCACCGCCGCGCCCAGCGACCCTCCCGCGCTCCGGGCCTCTCCAGAGAATACTTCGTCGGGCTGAACTACTTATTGAACGAGCAGCCTGACGAAGCCATCAAAACGTTCATCCATGCACTAGATGTCAACAGCGAAACCGTTGAGACACACATTGCCTTGGGGAAGCTGTTTCGCTCGCGGGGTGAAGCGGACAAAGCCGTCGGCATCCACCAAAACCTGCTCGCCCGCCCCGCCCTCTCTACCACGACCAATGAAATCGTTCAGCTCGAACTCGCACGGGATTTCATCGCCCTGGGCGTGCATGATAGAGCGCAGCGTTTGCTGCGGGCACTGCTGGAGCACTCCAGCCAAGAGGACCTGCGCCTGGAGGCTAAACGACTATTGATCGACCTGCTCGAGCGTGAAAAAGAGTGGCAGGATGCCTTAGAAATCGTTCAACCGCTCATGAAACAGCAGCCTGCCATGCGCCGACCTGCCTCTCACTGGCTATGCGAGCTTGCTCAGCAAGAGATCGACCAATCCAGCCGTGCTTTGGCACGTAAACATCTCAAAAAAGCGCTACAGCTAGACGAGCGTTGTGTACGTGCGACGCTGATGCTTGCCGATCTGGACATGGACAATGGCCAATACGCCAAAGCCATCGAACGTCTCAGCCATATTCCCCAACAGGATATCGCTCACATCCCGACCATGTTACCAGCCTTGCAACGCGCCTATGCACGCCACGACGACCTAGCTGGATTGGAAACCCACCTCTACCAACTATTAGGCGAAGCCCCCTACACTAGCGTCATCGTGGCACTAGGCGCACTGGTACATCAACGAGATGGCGTCGACAGCGCTATCGAGCGCACCGGCGAATGGCTAGCAGAAGCCCCTAGCTTGGGGGGACTGGATTATCTGGTAGACCTTTACTTGGAAAGCGAGCGCCTCATGGGTAAAGAGACGCCCGATACACGCTTGATGCTGCTCAAACATCACACCAAGGCCCTGATGGGCGGGAGGCCCCGCCAACGCTGTCGCCGCTGCGGCTTTAGCAGCGACAGTTTGGCATGGCAGTGCCCAAGCTGTCGCCGCTGGGGAACGATCAAACCGATTACCGGCGTAGAGGGCGAGTGA
- a CDS encoding lipopolysaccharide assembly protein LapA domain-containing protein produces MRWIKGLILAVILLVVLLVGILFAVNNQQAIPLNLIWAELPPVSLSVWLLATLAVGVIVGMLAMLGVYVRLKAQLARSERHNKQQRKELDRLRTQGFKELA; encoded by the coding sequence ATGCGTTGGATCAAAGGGCTGATTCTGGCCGTCATTTTATTGGTAGTGCTGCTGGTCGGCATTTTGTTCGCCGTCAATAATCAGCAGGCCATCCCCTTGAACCTGATCTGGGCCGAACTGCCTCCGGTCTCGCTATCGGTGTGGTTGCTGGCCACGTTGGCGGTTGGCGTCATCGTCGGCATGCTGGCCATGCTCGGTGTGTACGTCCGCCTAAAAGCGCAGCTCGCCCGTAGCGAGCGCCACAACAAACAGCAGCGTAAAGAGCTAGACCGTTTACGTACGCAGGGGTTTAAGGAACTTGCCTAA
- a CDS encoding integration host factor subunit beta — MTKSELIEQIAMRQPELSAKEVETAVRIILDDMTDALANGGRVEIRGFGSFSLHYREPRTGRNPKTGDPVDLDGKYVPHFKPGKELREQVDASRALGY, encoded by the coding sequence ATGACCAAATCTGAATTAATCGAACAAATTGCGATGCGTCAACCGGAGCTATCCGCCAAAGAAGTCGAGACGGCGGTGCGTATTATCTTGGACGATATGACCGATGCGCTTGCCAACGGAGGGCGAGTGGAGATACGTGGTTTTGGCAGTTTCTCGCTTCACTATCGCGAGCCGCGCACAGGGCGCAATCCTAAAACCGGTGACCCGGTGGACCTGGATGGCAAGTACGTCCCGCATTTCAAACCGGGCAAGGAGTTGCGCGAGCAAGTCGACGCCAGTCGTGCGCTCGGCTACTGA
- a CDS encoding succinate dehydrogenase assembly factor 2 yields the protein MSDDTSPAAVLRKRLYWHSRRGMWELDLLLIPFLEQRFDALSEQEQRTYQRLIEEEDQDLFVWLMHREWPEDPELRHLVQMIVEHAETTDNAAYRTL from the coding sequence TTGAGCGACGACACTTCCCCTGCTGCCGTTCTACGAAAGCGGCTTTACTGGCACTCCCGACGCGGTATGTGGGAGCTGGATCTGCTGTTGATTCCCTTTTTGGAGCAGCGATTCGACGCGCTAAGCGAACAGGAACAGCGCACCTACCAGCGCTTGATCGAAGAAGAGGATCAAGATCTGTTCGTGTGGTTGATGCATCGAGAATGGCCCGAAGACCCTGAGCTTCGCCATCTCGTCCAGATGATCGTCGAGCATGCTGAAACCACCGATAACGCTGCCTATCGTACGCTCTAA
- the nadB gene encoding L-aspartate oxidase, which translates to MSTPASDILIIGGGVAGLTLALEVADHLSVTLVRPKQDDQGASRWAQGGIAAVLSPDDCLDDHVRDTLIAGDGLCDEEAVRFTVSHGPEAIQWLIDRGVPFTLDPDPQARYPYHLTREGGHNARRIIHADDATGRAVVDTLVSSVTAHPRITQRSDLTIVNLLQDAKGRCIGAQGVDSSQRRQLLFAQHTVLATGGASGLYRHTTTPSPSSGEGMIMAAELGASLCNLEFQQFHPTCLYDPHGPAFLISEAVRGEGGHLLDETGHRFMPDLDPRAELAPRDVVARAIDAHIQQGTLGHVWLDIRHLGQAAIRHHFPTILTHCASRGIDITRQPIPVVPAAHYSCGGVATDHVGATQVANLYAIGETAYTGLHGANRMASNSLLECLVYARSCAQHILASPKHARETVTQETVSPPPLTPDAPFDAKQLDRYRHTMRSIMSQHVSIVRSDQGLEAARRALAALSDEWESNESAKAHPESIRFQQALALAKMTVMAAAKRHESRGLHYSKDWPRPALDTQPSWIKLDDLV; encoded by the coding sequence ATGAGCACGCCAGCATCTGACATATTGATTATTGGCGGCGGTGTCGCTGGTCTAACCTTGGCGTTGGAAGTTGCTGATCATTTGTCCGTTACCCTGGTTCGTCCTAAACAGGATGATCAAGGGGCCAGTCGCTGGGCTCAAGGCGGCATCGCAGCGGTGCTTTCCCCAGATGATTGCCTGGATGATCATGTACGGGACACGCTGATTGCAGGCGACGGTCTGTGCGACGAAGAAGCCGTTCGCTTTACCGTATCTCACGGACCTGAGGCCATTCAGTGGCTCATCGACAGGGGCGTGCCTTTCACCCTCGACCCCGACCCTCAGGCTCGCTACCCCTACCACCTCACCCGAGAAGGCGGGCACAATGCGCGGCGCATCATTCACGCCGACGATGCAACAGGCCGCGCCGTCGTCGATACCCTGGTCAGCAGCGTCACCGCGCACCCACGCATTACCCAACGCAGCGATCTCACCATCGTCAACCTGTTGCAAGATGCCAAGGGCCGTTGCATTGGCGCCCAGGGCGTCGACAGTAGCCAGCGGCGACAATTGCTTTTCGCCCAACACACGGTACTGGCGACCGGCGGAGCGAGTGGGCTCTATCGCCACACCACCACCCCTTCGCCCAGCAGCGGCGAAGGGATGATAATGGCAGCCGAGCTGGGCGCCTCGCTCTGCAACCTCGAGTTTCAGCAGTTTCACCCCACCTGCCTTTACGACCCGCACGGCCCGGCTTTCCTCATTAGCGAAGCAGTACGAGGTGAAGGGGGACATTTGCTCGACGAGACGGGCCACCGTTTCATGCCCGACCTGGACCCGCGCGCCGAACTTGCCCCGCGAGACGTGGTGGCGCGCGCCATCGACGCGCACATTCAGCAAGGCACACTGGGGCACGTTTGGCTAGACATTCGTCACCTCGGGCAGGCAGCCATACGCCATCACTTCCCCACGATTTTGACGCATTGCGCCTCACGGGGAATCGACATTACGCGCCAGCCGATCCCCGTTGTTCCCGCCGCCCACTATAGCTGCGGCGGTGTCGCAACGGATCACGTGGGCGCCACACAGGTCGCCAACCTCTACGCGATCGGAGAAACCGCCTACACCGGCCTTCACGGAGCCAACCGTATGGCCAGTAACTCACTCCTAGAGTGCTTGGTGTATGCTAGAAGCTGTGCGCAGCACATCCTTGCGTCCCCTAAGCACGCACGCGAGACGGTCACGCAAGAAACCGTAAGCCCCCCTCCCTTAACCCCAGACGCCCCTTTTGACGCTAAGCAGCTCGACCGGTATCGCCACACGATGCGTAGCATCATGAGCCAACATGTTTCCATCGTTCGGAGCGATCAAGGCCTAGAAGCTGCCCGCAGAGCGTTAGCCGCTCTGAGCGATGAATGGGAGTCGAACGAATCCGCCAAGGCACATCCAGAGAGCATTCGCTTCCAGCAGGCCCTGGCATTGGCCAAAATGACGGTGATGGCCGCCGCAAAGCGCCACGAATCACGGGGGTTGCACTACTCAAAGGATTGGCCGCGCCCCGCACTGGATACTCAGCCATCGTGGATAAAGCTAGATGACCTGGTCTAA
- the pgsA gene encoding CDP-diacylglycerol--glycerol-3-phosphate 3-phosphatidyltransferase, whose amino-acid sequence MNIPNILTLARIVFIPLLVVLFYLPFSWSMPVAAGLFALASVTDWLDGYLARRWNQSTPFGAFLDPVADKLMVAVALALLIERFDTLVLTLPALVIIGREIVISALREWMAEMGKRGMVAVSWIGKLKTTLQMMAILVLLAFPPGHFIALLGVVVLYIAAALTLLSMVQYLKAAWPHLSRSM is encoded by the coding sequence ATGAATATACCCAACATACTCACACTGGCAAGAATCGTTTTCATTCCGCTACTGGTCGTACTGTTCTATCTACCCTTTAGCTGGAGCATGCCAGTCGCTGCGGGCTTGTTTGCCCTTGCTTCCGTGACGGATTGGTTAGACGGCTACCTCGCCCGTCGCTGGAATCAATCCACTCCCTTTGGCGCTTTCCTAGACCCTGTTGCAGATAAGCTCATGGTCGCCGTGGCACTCGCCCTGCTGATCGAACGCTTCGACACGCTGGTCTTGACGCTCCCAGCTTTGGTCATCATTGGGCGTGAAATCGTCATTTCGGCGCTTCGAGAGTGGATGGCAGAGATGGGCAAACGCGGCATGGTCGCTGTGTCCTGGATTGGCAAACTCAAAACCACGCTGCAAATGATGGCCATTCTGGTACTTCTGGCCTTCCCCCCAGGACATTTTATTGCCCTTTTAGGAGTGGTGGTGCTTTACATCGCCGCCGCCCTGACACTGCTCTCCATGGTCCAATACCTCAAAGCTGCTTGGCCTCACCTTAGCCGCTCCATGTAA
- the uvrC gene encoding excinuclease ABC subunit UvrC, whose product MTFDAKQFLSSVSSSPGVYRMLDEEQNTLYVGKAKRLKARLASYFRGQLNAKTQAMVARIADIQITVTRSETEALLLEQTLIKELRPPYNILLRDDKSYPFVFVTDRHPYPALEYKRARQRRDDGRYLGPYPSSGAVKESLTLMQKIFRIRNCEDSVFAHRSRPCLQYQIQRCSAPCVDYISEEEYRRDVEHAVMCLEGKSEHVTQLLTQEMEIASQALDFEEAARLRDQIQQLRQLQQRQFVDNESGDADVFALAQRPGALGISILSVRDGRLLGARHHTPKNDLDLPPEMLLTEVVSQYYFGQPHNVPGEVITSHPLEDSALIADALSQLAGKKIRVASQVRGHRAQWQHLAMTNAEQQLASQLANKSQLTQRFEALQRALGLDSLPERLECFDISHSQGEATVASCVVFDHQGPRKSDYRHFRIEGVAAGDDYAAMQQALTRRLKRVKSGEAVAPDILIVDGGKGQLNMARGVLNDLAVTNIVLLGVAKGTTRKAGLETLFLETSDNPLPMDPASPALHLIQHIRDESHRFAIAGHRAARDKARRTSTLQDIPGIGPKRRRELLRFFGGLQGVQKASRDELARVPGINAALAETIYTSLNG is encoded by the coding sequence ATGACTTTTGATGCCAAGCAGTTTCTAAGCTCCGTCAGCTCGTCGCCGGGCGTTTACCGCATGCTCGACGAGGAGCAAAATACGCTCTATGTAGGGAAAGCAAAACGCCTGAAAGCTCGGCTGGCAAGCTATTTCCGTGGCCAGCTCAATGCGAAAACTCAGGCGATGGTGGCGCGCATTGCCGACATTCAAATCACTGTGACCCGCAGTGAAACCGAGGCCCTGTTACTCGAACAAACGCTGATCAAGGAACTTCGCCCGCCCTATAACATTCTGCTGCGCGACGATAAGTCGTATCCTTTCGTCTTCGTCACTGATCGCCACCCCTACCCGGCTCTGGAGTACAAGCGTGCACGCCAGCGTCGCGATGACGGCCGCTACTTAGGCCCTTACCCCAGCAGCGGCGCGGTCAAGGAGAGCCTCACGCTGATGCAGAAAATATTCCGCATCCGCAACTGCGAAGACAGCGTCTTTGCCCACCGTTCTCGTCCTTGCTTGCAGTATCAAATCCAGCGCTGCAGCGCCCCATGCGTGGACTATATTTCCGAGGAAGAGTACCGGCGAGATGTGGAGCACGCCGTCATGTGCTTGGAAGGCAAGAGTGAGCACGTCACGCAGCTATTGACCCAAGAGATGGAAATCGCCAGCCAGGCGCTCGACTTCGAAGAAGCCGCTCGTCTGCGCGATCAAATTCAGCAGCTGCGTCAGCTTCAGCAGCGCCAATTCGTCGATAACGAGAGTGGCGATGCCGATGTGTTTGCGCTGGCCCAGCGACCGGGTGCACTCGGCATCTCTATCCTAAGCGTGAGAGATGGACGCTTACTAGGCGCGCGCCATCACACGCCAAAAAACGATCTCGACCTACCGCCGGAGATGCTGTTGACCGAAGTCGTCAGCCAGTACTACTTTGGACAGCCCCATAATGTTCCTGGGGAAGTGATTACGAGCCACCCCCTAGAGGATAGTGCGCTGATTGCCGATGCGCTCTCGCAACTGGCGGGCAAAAAAATCAGGGTCGCCAGCCAGGTACGCGGACATCGCGCCCAGTGGCAGCACTTGGCCATGACCAACGCCGAGCAGCAGCTCGCCTCACAGCTTGCCAACAAGTCTCAACTGACCCAGCGTTTCGAGGCCCTACAAAGAGCGCTGGGCCTTGACAGCCTGCCAGAACGGCTGGAGTGCTTTGACATCAGTCATAGCCAAGGCGAGGCGACGGTAGCGTCATGCGTCGTTTTTGATCATCAAGGCCCGCGTAAGAGCGACTATCGCCATTTTCGCATCGAAGGCGTTGCCGCCGGGGATGATTACGCTGCCATGCAGCAAGCGCTCACTCGGCGGCTGAAGCGAGTAAAAAGCGGTGAAGCGGTGGCTCCAGACATCTTGATTGTGGATGGCGGCAAAGGGCAGCTCAATATGGCGCGTGGCGTATTGAACGACTTAGCCGTTACCAACATCGTGCTGCTGGGCGTCGCCAAGGGCACTACCCGTAAAGCGGGTCTAGAAACGCTATTCTTAGAGACCAGCGATAACCCGTTACCGATGGACCCTGCTTCCCCAGCGCTGCACCTGATACAGCACATTCGCGACGAGTCGCACCGCTTTGCCATTGCCGGGCACCGCGCCGCCAGAGACAAAGCGCGGCGCACCTCTACTCTGCAAGACATCCCCGGCATTGGGCCAAAACGGCGGCGCGAACTATTGCGCTTCTTCGGGGGGCTACAGGGCGTACAAAAGGCAAGCCGCGATGAGCTGGCCAGAGTGCCTGGCATCAACGCCGCGCTGGCTGAGACGATTTATACGTCATTGAACGGATAA
- the uvrY gene encoding UvrY/SirA/GacA family response regulator transcription factor translates to MINVLIADDHHLVRTSIAHLLNEECDIKIVGEVDDGESAVTQCRQLKPDIVLMDIRMPGIGGLEATRRIHRTLADVKVIILTAHLEDSVLRRMLEAGASGFLSKGADAVEMTEAIRQVFHGRRYVSQEIAQRLALAHFTDEDNPFSHLSHRELQIALMIVNCQRVQDISDRLHLSPKTVNTYRYRLFDKLQVATDVELTHLALRHGLVEGFDAILG, encoded by the coding sequence TTGATCAACGTTTTAATTGCCGATGATCACCACCTGGTGAGAACCAGTATCGCCCACCTGCTCAACGAAGAGTGCGATATCAAGATCGTGGGTGAGGTTGACGATGGCGAAAGCGCCGTGACTCAGTGTCGCCAGTTAAAGCCTGATATCGTGCTCATGGATATCCGCATGCCGGGAATCGGCGGGCTCGAAGCCACACGCCGTATCCACCGCACCTTGGCCGATGTCAAAGTGATTATTCTTACCGCGCATTTGGAGGATAGCGTGCTGCGACGGATGCTCGAGGCCGGCGCATCAGGCTTTCTTAGCAAAGGGGCAGACGCCGTTGAAATGACCGAAGCCATTCGGCAGGTCTTCCACGGACGCCGTTATGTCAGCCAAGAGATTGCCCAGCGGCTTGCCTTGGCGCACTTCACTGACGAGGATAACCCCTTTAGCCACCTCTCCCACCGTGAACTACAAATAGCGCTGATGATCGTCAACTGCCAGCGTGTACAAGACATTTCCGATCGCCTGCACCTGAGCCCAAAGACCGTCAACACGTACCGTTACCGCCTGTTTGACAAGCTGCAAGTCGCCACGGACGTCGAACTCACTCACCTTGCCTTACGCCACGGGCTCGTCGAGGGCTTTGACGCGATCCTGGGATAG
- the argF gene encoding ornithine carbamoyltransferase yields the protein MATRHFLTLLDLSPDELAYLIQRAIKIKTDLKANGPVYTPLPNRTLAMIFEKSSTRTRVSFETGMAQFGGHALFLSPRDTQLGRGEPIEDTARVLSEMVDAVMIRTFSHEGLETYASASSVPVINALSDDYHPCQLLADVMTWTELRGSVKGRTAVWVGDGNNMCHSWINAARQFGFHLRVCCPRGYEPRADIMEAAGNCVTLLHDPKEAAKDADLITTDVWASMGQDAEQAKREADFADFQVTEAMLDTAKPDALFLHCLPAHRGEEISHTLLDDPRAVVWQEAGNRLHAQKALIEFLLLGQIEG from the coding sequence ATGGCGACACGCCATTTCCTTACTTTACTGGATTTATCCCCAGACGAGCTGGCGTATTTGATCCAGCGTGCCATCAAGATCAAAACGGATTTGAAAGCCAACGGTCCGGTTTATACACCGCTGCCCAACCGCACGCTGGCAATGATTTTCGAAAAATCCTCCACGCGTACTCGTGTCTCTTTCGAGACGGGTATGGCGCAGTTTGGTGGCCACGCGCTCTTCCTCTCTCCCCGCGATACCCAGCTGGGCCGCGGCGAGCCCATCGAAGATACCGCTCGCGTGCTCTCTGAAATGGTCGACGCCGTGATGATTCGCACCTTCTCCCACGAAGGATTGGAAACCTACGCCAGTGCCAGCAGCGTGCCGGTGATCAATGCGCTCAGCGACGACTATCACCCCTGCCAACTGCTGGCAGACGTCATGACCTGGACCGAGCTTCGCGGCAGCGTGAAAGGCCGTACCGCCGTATGGGTGGGCGATGGCAACAATATGTGTCACTCCTGGATCAATGCCGCTCGCCAGTTCGGCTTCCATTTGAGGGTATGTTGTCCGAGAGGATACGAGCCTCGCGCTGACATCATGGAAGCGGCTGGCAACTGCGTCACGCTACTCCACGACCCCAAAGAAGCGGCCAAAGACGCTGACTTGATCACCACCGACGTGTGGGCATCGATGGGCCAGGATGCAGAGCAAGCAAAGCGCGAGGCAGATTTCGCCGACTTTCAAGTCACCGAAGCCATGCTCGATACCGCCAAGCCCGACGCCCTCTTCCTGCACTGTCTACCAGCTCACCGCGGCGAAGAGATTAGCCATACACTGTTGGACGACCCGCGCGCCGTGGTTTGGCAAGAGGCAGGCAACCGTCTGCACGCCCAGAAGGCACTGATCGAATTCCTGCTGCTCGGGCAAATCGAAGGCTAA
- the grxD gene encoding Grx4 family monothiol glutaredoxin codes for MSTTAENIQRQISENPILIYMKGTPQLPQCGFSAQTVQALMSCGERFAFVNVLDNPDIRAELPKIANWPTFPQLWVEGELVGGCDIVVEMHQNGELEKLVKEAAQRAAAAEGGENA; via the coding sequence ATGAGCACGACTGCCGAAAACATTCAGCGTCAAATCAGCGAAAACCCGATTCTGATCTACATGAAAGGCACACCTCAGTTGCCCCAGTGTGGTTTCTCCGCGCAGACCGTTCAGGCGCTGATGAGCTGCGGTGAGCGCTTTGCCTTCGTCAACGTTCTGGACAATCCGGATATCCGTGCAGAACTTCCCAAAATTGCCAACTGGCCGACATTTCCGCAACTGTGGGTAGAGGGCGAACTGGTTGGCGGTTGCGATATCGTGGTCGAAATGCATCAAAACGGCGAGCTGGAAAAACTCGTCAAAGAAGCCGCCCAGCGCGCTGCAGCCGCCGAAGGTGGTGAAAACGCTTGA